Proteins co-encoded in one Pogona vitticeps strain Pit_001003342236 chromosome 9, PviZW2.1, whole genome shotgun sequence genomic window:
- the B3GNT8 gene encoding UDP-GlcNAc:betaGal beta-1,3-N-acetylglucosaminyltransferase 8 isoform X2 produces the protein MAPNVIRTLRMSRCLTVATALLTLVALKAYIEWTTEEDERFPSPRWAAWPSSSVTPVQPSTNALPLFVLQNFNASVQQLRQSIPRAKAYWNDKQHRLFQALEQGVEHNTSWNQCSGPGSEERVSRIQDFDSYSELYKNFVLYDSCRNFPLLINQPGKCSGGTNRTFLLLAIKSLPGNFAARQSVRDTWGREGAPGGLAVHTVFLLGTGLGRYGPRLQRLVEYESRMSRDILMWDFEDTFFNLTLKDYLFLSWTLEHCPDVQYILKGDDDVFINTPKVLDYLRSLEAQKPLYTGQVMANASPFRVRKSKYYVPESYYVGPYPAYAGGGGYIFSGPLTRWLHHISQHVAFYPIDDVYTGLCFQALGIQPEAHPGFQTFDIAEKDREDPCVHSKLLLVHRRSPEQTLRLWKQITNPDLKC, from the exons ATGGCTCCTAACGTTATCAG GACGTTAAGAATGTCTCGGTGCCTCACCGTGGCCACGGCTTTGCTGACGCTAGTAGCCCTCAAGGCCTACATCGAGTGGACCACCGAAGAGGACGAGCGGTTTCCGAGCCCTCGTTGGGCGGCTTGGCCGAGCAGCTCCGTCACACCGGTCCAGCCGTCGACCAACGCGTTGCCTCTGTTTGTCCTGCAAAACTTCAACGCCTCCGTCCAGCAGCTGCGCCAGAGCATCCCGAGAGCAAAAGCGTACTGGAACGACAAACAGCACAggctcttccaagctctggagcaAGGAGTGGAGCATAACACCTCGTGGAATCAATGCTCAGGGCCCGGGTCGGAGGAGAGGGTGTCCAGAATCCAAGACTTTGATTCGTACTCTGAACTTTACAAGAATTTCGTCCTCTACGACAGCTGCCGGAACTTCCCGCTCTTGATCAACCAGCCCGGCAAATGTTCCGGTGGTACGAACCGCACTTTCCTTCTGCTGGCCATCAAATCTTTGCCTGGCAACTTTGCTGCCCGCCAGAGCGTGCGCGACACGTGGGGACGTGAAGGCGCGCCCGGCGGGCTGGCCGTACACACTGTCTTCTTGCTTGGCACAGGCCTGGGCCGCTACGGGCCTCGCCTCCAGCGCCTGGTGGAGTACGAGAGTCGGATGTCGAGGGACATCTTGATGTGGGATTTTGAAGACACCTTCTTCAATCTGACGCTGAAAGACTACCTCTTCCTCAGCTGGACGCTGGAACACTGTCCAGATGTCCAATATATCCTCAAAGGGGATGATGATGTCTTTATTAACACCCCCAAGGTCTTGGATTACCTGCGCTCCTTGGAGGCCCAGAAGCCCCTCTACACGGGCCAAGTGATGGCCAATGCCTCGCCGTTCCGTGTCCGGAAGAGCAAGTACTATGTGCCGGAATCGTATTACGTGGGGCCTTATCCAGCCTACGCTGGTGGCGGTGGGTATATCTTCTCAGGACCGCTCACCCGATGGCTCCACCACATCTCCCAGCACGTAGCCTTCTACCCGATCGATGACGTCTACACGGGTCTGTGCTTCCAAGCCCTCGGCATCCAACCGGAGGCTCACCCCGGCTTCCAGACCTTCGATATTGCCGAGAAGGATCGCGAAGATCCGTGCGTCCACAGTAAACTTCTCCTGGTCCACCGACGCAGCCCCGAGCAGACCCTCCGGCTGTGGAAACAAATCACAAACCCGGACCTCAAGTGCTGA
- the BCKDHA gene encoding 2-oxoisovalerate dehydrogenase subunit alpha, mitochondrial produces the protein MAAAIGSLRRLLLVGRPRLPGRAPPARGLRGDGCLRQQEEFTSLEEKPQFPGASAEFIDRLEFIQPNVISGIPIYRVMDRQGQIINPSEDPQLPKEEVLKFYKSMTLLNTMDRILYESQRQGRISFYMTNYGEEGTHIGSAAALDDTDLVFGQYREAGVLMHRGYPLDLFMAQCYGNASDPGKGRQMPVHYGCKDLHFVTISSPLATQIPQAVGSAYAIKRENGNRIVICYFGEGAASEGDAHAGFNFAATLECPIIFFCRNNGYAISTPTSEQYRGDGIAARGPGYGIHSIRVDGNDVFAVYNATKEARRRAVAENQPFLIEAMTYRIGHHSTSDDSSAYRSVDEVNYWDKQDHPISRLRHYMAGRGWWDEEQEKIWRKKSRKRVMEAFEEAERKLKPNPLLMFSDVYSETPRHIQKQQESMERHLKQYGEHYPLGLYEK, from the exons ATGGCGGCGGCCATCGGGTCCCTCAGGCGGCTCCTGCTGGTCGGCCGCCCTCGGCTGCCCGGGCGGGCCCCACCGGCCAGGGGGCTCCGCGGAGAT GGATGCCTTCGGCAACAGGAAGAGTTTACGTCTCTCGAGGAGAAGCCACAGTTCCCGGGAGCCTCGGCTGAGTTCATAGACAGGCTTGAATTCATTCAGCCCAATGTCATCTCGGGGATTCCTATCTACCGGGTCATGGACCGGCAGGGGCAGATTATCAATCCCAGCGAGGATCCTCAG CTTCCCAAAGAGGAAGTGTTGAAGTTCTACAAGAGCATGACCCTTCTCAACACCATGGATCGCATCCTCTACGAATCCCAGAGGCAG GGTCGGATCTCCTTTTATATGACCAACTACGGGGAGGAAGGAACCCACATTGGCAGCGCAGCCGCCCTCGACGACACTGACCTGGTGTTCGGACAGTATCGGGAAGCAG GTGTCCTGATGCACAGAGGGTACCCTCTGGACCTCTTCATGGCGCAGTGCTATGGCAATGCCAGTGACCCCGGGAAAGGCCGCCAAATGCCCGTGCATTACGGGTGCAAAGATCTGCACTTTGTCACCATCTCATCCCCGCTGGCCACTCAGATCCCACAAG CTGTCGGCTCTGCCTACGCCATCAAGAGGGAGAACGGCAACCGGATCGTGATCTGCTACTTCGGGGAGGGCGCGGCCAGCGAGGGCGATGCCCACGCGGGCTTCAACTTTGCTGCCACCCTCGAATGCCCCATCATTTTCTTCTGCCGGAACAACGGTTACGCCATCTCTACCCCAACATCGGAGCAGTACCGGGGCGATGGCATCG CCGCCCGGGGTCCTGGCTATGGCATCCACTCTATCCGGGTGGATGGCAACGATGTCTTTGCGGTGTACAACGCCACCAAGGAGGCCCGTCGCCGCGCCGTCGCGGAGAACCAGCCATTTCTCATCGAAGCCATGACCTACAG GATTGGGCATCACAGCACGAGTGACGATAGCTCCGCCTACCGCTCGGTGGACGAAGTCAACTACTGGGACAAGCAAGACCACCCCATCTCTCGGCTCCGTCACTATATGGCAGGGCGAGGTTGGTGGGACGAAGAGCAGGAGAAGATCTGGCGCAAGAAGTCCCGCAAAAGA GTGATGGAGGCCTTCGAAGAAGCGGAACGCAAACTGAAGCCCAACCCTCTGCTTATGTTCTCGGATGTCTACTCGGAGACGCCCCGGCACATCCAGAAGCAGCAGGAATCCATGGAGCGTCACCTCAAGCAATACGGCGAACATTACCCCCTAGGCCTCTACGAGAAGTGA
- the B3GNT8 gene encoding UDP-GlcNAc:betaGal beta-1,3-N-acetylglucosaminyltransferase 8 isoform X1 codes for MAPNVISRTLRMSRCLTVATALLTLVALKAYIEWTTEEDERFPSPRWAAWPSSSVTPVQPSTNALPLFVLQNFNASVQQLRQSIPRAKAYWNDKQHRLFQALEQGVEHNTSWNQCSGPGSEERVSRIQDFDSYSELYKNFVLYDSCRNFPLLINQPGKCSGGTNRTFLLLAIKSLPGNFAARQSVRDTWGREGAPGGLAVHTVFLLGTGLGRYGPRLQRLVEYESRMSRDILMWDFEDTFFNLTLKDYLFLSWTLEHCPDVQYILKGDDDVFINTPKVLDYLRSLEAQKPLYTGQVMANASPFRVRKSKYYVPESYYVGPYPAYAGGGGYIFSGPLTRWLHHISQHVAFYPIDDVYTGLCFQALGIQPEAHPGFQTFDIAEKDREDPCVHSKLLLVHRRSPEQTLRLWKQITNPDLKC; via the exons ATGGCTCCTAACGTTATCAG tagGACGTTAAGAATGTCTCGGTGCCTCACCGTGGCCACGGCTTTGCTGACGCTAGTAGCCCTCAAGGCCTACATCGAGTGGACCACCGAAGAGGACGAGCGGTTTCCGAGCCCTCGTTGGGCGGCTTGGCCGAGCAGCTCCGTCACACCGGTCCAGCCGTCGACCAACGCGTTGCCTCTGTTTGTCCTGCAAAACTTCAACGCCTCCGTCCAGCAGCTGCGCCAGAGCATCCCGAGAGCAAAAGCGTACTGGAACGACAAACAGCACAggctcttccaagctctggagcaAGGAGTGGAGCATAACACCTCGTGGAATCAATGCTCAGGGCCCGGGTCGGAGGAGAGGGTGTCCAGAATCCAAGACTTTGATTCGTACTCTGAACTTTACAAGAATTTCGTCCTCTACGACAGCTGCCGGAACTTCCCGCTCTTGATCAACCAGCCCGGCAAATGTTCCGGTGGTACGAACCGCACTTTCCTTCTGCTGGCCATCAAATCTTTGCCTGGCAACTTTGCTGCCCGCCAGAGCGTGCGCGACACGTGGGGACGTGAAGGCGCGCCCGGCGGGCTGGCCGTACACACTGTCTTCTTGCTTGGCACAGGCCTGGGCCGCTACGGGCCTCGCCTCCAGCGCCTGGTGGAGTACGAGAGTCGGATGTCGAGGGACATCTTGATGTGGGATTTTGAAGACACCTTCTTCAATCTGACGCTGAAAGACTACCTCTTCCTCAGCTGGACGCTGGAACACTGTCCAGATGTCCAATATATCCTCAAAGGGGATGATGATGTCTTTATTAACACCCCCAAGGTCTTGGATTACCTGCGCTCCTTGGAGGCCCAGAAGCCCCTCTACACGGGCCAAGTGATGGCCAATGCCTCGCCGTTCCGTGTCCGGAAGAGCAAGTACTATGTGCCGGAATCGTATTACGTGGGGCCTTATCCAGCCTACGCTGGTGGCGGTGGGTATATCTTCTCAGGACCGCTCACCCGATGGCTCCACCACATCTCCCAGCACGTAGCCTTCTACCCGATCGATGACGTCTACACGGGTCTGTGCTTCCAAGCCCTCGGCATCCAACCGGAGGCTCACCCCGGCTTCCAGACCTTCGATATTGCCGAGAAGGATCGCGAAGATCCGTGCGTCCACAGTAAACTTCTCCTGGTCCACCGACGCAGCCCCGAGCAGACCCTCCGGCTGTGGAAACAAATCACAAACCCGGACCTCAAGTGCTGA